A section of the Rummeliibacillus pycnus genome encodes:
- the phoU gene encoding phosphate signaling complex protein PhoU: MTPREKYDKDLNRVQNLLVELCQRSITAFEKSLEVLFAKNIDGALFIIEQDRFINRLEEHLHDEIILLITKQQPVATDLRRLVSIIRAAQDMERIGDYAVNIGKETIRIGTNPSSYPEEQLREMGQQTITMLNEMLDAFINEDVERAKEIALRDDQIDRYYGETMTAIEKMASTQNTSSQAIQLALICKYIERAADHATNLAEALFFIVQGKRFALNS; encoded by the coding sequence ATGACACCTCGTGAAAAATATGATAAAGATTTAAATCGTGTGCAAAATCTTTTAGTGGAACTTTGTCAACGATCAATTACTGCTTTTGAAAAATCACTTGAAGTGCTTTTTGCAAAAAATATTGATGGAGCTCTTTTCATTATAGAGCAAGATCGATTTATCAATCGATTGGAAGAACATTTACACGATGAGATTATCTTATTAATAACAAAGCAACAACCTGTTGCAACTGACCTTCGAAGACTAGTTTCTATCATAAGAGCTGCTCAAGATATGGAACGAATCGGAGATTATGCTGTAAATATTGGAAAAGAAACGATTCGTATTGGTACAAATCCAAGTTCTTATCCAGAAGAGCAGTTGCGTGAGATGGGGCAACAAACTATTACGATGTTAAATGAGATGCTGGATGCTTTTATTAATGAGGATGTTGAAAGAGCAAAAGAAATCGCTCTAAGAGATGACCAAATTGACCGTTATTATGGCGAAACGATGACGGCAATTGAAAAAATGGCGTCTACTCAAAATACAAGTAGCCAAGCTATACAATTAGCATTAATCTGTAAATATATCGAAAGAGCTGCAGATCATGCAACAAACTTAGCTGAAGCCTTATTCTTTATCGTCCAAGGAAAACGATTTGCCTTAAATTCATAA
- a CDS encoding peptidoglycan D,D-transpeptidase FtsI family protein codes for MRKKNKNTKKRASSVKAKQRANLSFRMNILFFSIFVLFSILILRLGYMQIVKGSDYVRALQQTEEVTVNTSVPRGRIYDRQGRVLVDNKPKNAITYTKLQSTTSDEMLSTARKLAKLIKMDTSKVALRDKQDFWIKLHNKEAYARVSKSEQDAINKNQKIAATDKQAAIDKLVRQRITKADLKSLTKSDLQVLAIYSKMVAGYNLSPQIIKSDNVTDKEFAIVSEHLNELPNVNTTTDWSRVKDSDLSILGSTTTPNEGIPKDKLEYYLARGYSRNDRVGKSYIEAQYEELLQGQKAVVKNETNGKGQVVDTKSIFKGSPGKDLVLTIDSQLQTKLEKLVEQELLAAKASGASSLLDRAFLVMMNPNTGEILSMVGKKIDTDANGKMVVNDYSIGSFTSAYEVGSVIKPATLLTGYKLNAITPGQVLVDQPIKLAGTKPKSSIFNRSGAIPMSDLTAIERSSNSYMFQTAMRIAGVNYIPNMALHVQPSDFAKIRNSYAQFGLGVDTGIDLPGEFSGFRGQELLPGKLLDLVIGQFDTFTPLQLAQYVSTVANGGKRVQPHLLKEIHDPSTDGKKLGPLVEEIEPKVLNTITNPQSQIDHVKQGMHLVYFGSQGSAASFFRGAKFDAAGKTGTAQVVYYGPKKAAYGTQTLTITHIGFAPYKNPEIAYAVVVPWVTTSESYTAINNIIARKAVETYFSLQKKELKNDQDTVGQKITKTTSKDSTTTGQ; via the coding sequence ATGCGCAAAAAAAACAAAAATACAAAAAAACGTGCATCAAGTGTCAAAGCGAAACAGCGTGCAAATTTGTCTTTTCGTATGAATATACTTTTCTTCTCGATTTTTGTTCTATTTTCAATTCTTATTTTACGATTGGGCTATATGCAAATTGTAAAAGGAAGCGATTATGTTAGAGCATTACAACAAACAGAAGAAGTAACCGTTAATACTAGTGTTCCACGTGGGCGAATTTATGATCGTCAAGGGAGAGTATTAGTCGATAATAAGCCCAAAAATGCAATTACGTATACAAAACTTCAATCGACTACTAGCGACGAAATGTTGAGTACTGCACGAAAATTAGCAAAGCTCATTAAAATGGATACAAGTAAAGTTGCATTACGAGATAAACAAGACTTTTGGATCAAGCTACATAATAAAGAAGCTTATGCAAGAGTTTCGAAAAGTGAACAAGATGCGATTAACAAAAACCAAAAAATAGCTGCTACAGACAAGCAAGCTGCAATCGATAAATTAGTACGACAACGTATTACAAAGGCGGATTTAAAAAGTTTAACAAAATCTGACTTACAAGTTTTAGCGATTTACAGCAAAATGGTAGCTGGTTATAACTTATCTCCACAAATCATAAAAAGTGATAATGTTACAGATAAGGAATTTGCTATTGTTTCTGAACATTTAAATGAGTTACCTAATGTCAATACAACAACTGATTGGTCTCGTGTGAAAGATTCTGATTTAAGTATTCTTGGCTCTACAACAACTCCAAATGAAGGTATTCCAAAAGATAAATTGGAATACTATTTAGCGCGCGGCTATTCTCGAAATGATCGTGTAGGGAAAAGTTATATAGAAGCTCAATATGAAGAATTACTACAAGGTCAAAAAGCAGTTGTAAAAAATGAAACAAATGGTAAAGGTCAAGTAGTAGATACGAAATCAATCTTCAAAGGTTCACCAGGGAAAGATTTAGTTTTAACAATTGATAGTCAGCTACAAACAAAATTAGAAAAACTGGTAGAACAAGAATTGTTAGCTGCAAAAGCATCAGGTGCATCTAGTCTATTGGATAGAGCGTTCCTTGTGATGATGAATCCAAATACGGGCGAAATCTTATCCATGGTTGGGAAAAAAATAGATACAGATGCTAATGGTAAAATGGTTGTCAACGACTATTCAATTGGTTCATTTACTTCTGCCTATGAAGTAGGTTCTGTTATTAAACCAGCAACATTATTGACAGGGTATAAGCTAAATGCAATTACACCAGGACAAGTATTGGTCGACCAACCGATTAAACTTGCCGGAACAAAACCAAAGTCATCTATCTTTAACCGTTCAGGTGCTATTCCAATGTCAGATTTGACAGCTATTGAACGATCTTCTAACTCTTATATGTTCCAAACAGCTATGAGGATTGCTGGTGTCAATTATATACCAAATATGGCATTGCACGTACAACCAAGTGATTTTGCAAAAATCCGTAATTCTTATGCACAATTTGGGTTAGGGGTTGATACGGGAATCGACTTACCTGGTGAGTTCTCAGGTTTTAGAGGACAAGAACTCCTTCCAGGTAAATTACTTGACTTAGTAATTGGTCAATTTGATACATTTACACCACTTCAACTAGCTCAATATGTATCTACTGTTGCTAATGGAGGAAAACGAGTTCAACCACATCTTCTGAAAGAAATTCATGATCCTTCAACAGATGGCAAGAAACTTGGACCGTTAGTTGAAGAAATTGAGCCTAAAGTATTGAATACAATTACAAACCCACAATCTCAAATTGACCATGTTAAACAAGGGATGCATCTCGTTTACTTTGGTAGTCAAGGTTCTGCTGCTTCATTCTTCAGAGGTGCAAAATTTGATGCCGCTGGTAAAACAGGTACAGCACAAGTTGTCTATTATGGACCAAAAAAAGCTGCATACGGAACTCAAACATTGACAATTACTCATATTGGATTTGCACCATATAAAAATCCAGAAATAGCCTATGCAGTAGTTGTTCCATGGGTTACAACGAGTGAAAGTTATACAGCAATTAATAATATAATTGCACGTAAAGCAGTAGAAACATATTTTTCTTTACAAAAGAAAGAATTAAAAAATGATCAAGATACCGTAGGACAAAAAATTACAAAAACTACATCAAAAGACTCTACAACTACAGGTCAATAG
- a CDS encoding DUF456 domain-containing protein: MEYISWTLVILSFVIAFVGLIYPIIPSVLFIFLGFVIHGLFHGFGEFPWWFWVIEVLFTVLLFGADSLANAFGVKKFGGSEAGIWGSTIGLLVGPFVIPFAGILVGPFVGAVIAELLFSKSSFKLALKTGIGSLVGFLTSIITKGIVQIVMIILFVIIV, from the coding sequence ATGGAATATATTTCTTGGACACTTGTTATACTAAGCTTTGTTATCGCATTCGTGGGATTGATCTATCCGATAATTCCATCTGTTCTATTTATATTTTTAGGTTTTGTTATTCATGGATTATTTCATGGTTTTGGGGAATTCCCATGGTGGTTCTGGGTTATTGAAGTATTATTTACAGTTCTTTTGTTTGGAGCAGATTCATTGGCGAATGCGTTTGGCGTCAAGAAATTTGGTGGAAGCGAAGCTGGAATTTGGGGGAGTACAATCGGATTACTAGTAGGTCCTTTTGTGATTCCGTTTGCTGGTATATTAGTAGGTCCTTTTGTTGGCGCAGTTATTGCAGAATTATTATTTTCTAAGAGTTCCTTTAAGCTGGCTTTAAAAACTGGAATCGGATCATTAGTAGGATTTTTAACATCAATTATTACAAAAGGGATTGTTCAAATAGTGATGATCATTTTGTTTGTCATCATTGTATAA
- the rpmG gene encoding 50S ribosomal protein L33 translates to MRVNITLACTECGERNYISKKNKRNNPERLELKKYCSRDHKMTLHRETK, encoded by the coding sequence ATGCGCGTTAATATTACATTAGCTTGCACTGAATGTGGCGAACGTAACTACATTTCAAAGAAAAACAAACGTAACAATCCAGAACGTCTTGAATTGAAAAAATATTGTTCTCGTGATCACAAAATGACACTTCACCGTGAAACAAAATAA
- the ispG gene encoding flavodoxin-dependent (E)-4-hydroxy-3-methylbut-2-enyl-diphosphate synthase, whose product MNEITHRSKTRKVRVGDLTIGGSNEVIIQSMTTTKTHDVEATVAEILRLEEAGCQIVRVACPDERAANALADIKKRIHIPLVADIHFDYKLALKAIDAGVDKIRINPGNIGRKEKVEAVVNAAKAKGVPIRIGVNAGSLERKILDKYGYPTADGMVESALHHIKILEDLDFHDIIVSMKASDINLAIEAYEKASRAFDYPLHLGITESGTLFSGTIKSAAGLGAILSKGIGNTLRVSLSADPVEEVKVAKELLKSFGLASNMPTLISCPTCGRIEIDLISIANEVEEYLQTIKAPIKVSVLGCAVNGPGEAREADIGIAGARGEGLLFRHGKTVRKVPEETMVEELKKEIDILAEEYYKKQEAEKASNTQN is encoded by the coding sequence ATGAATGAAATTACGCACCGCTCGAAAACGCGTAAAGTCCGTGTAGGCGATTTAACAATCGGCGGAAGCAATGAAGTAATCATCCAAAGTATGACAACAACAAAAACACATGACGTTGAAGCAACTGTTGCTGAAATTCTTCGTTTAGAAGAAGCTGGATGCCAAATCGTACGTGTTGCTTGTCCTGATGAACGAGCAGCAAATGCTCTAGCAGACATTAAAAAACGTATCCATATCCCTCTTGTTGCGGATATTCACTTTGACTATAAACTAGCTTTAAAAGCAATTGACGCAGGTGTGGATAAAATCCGTATTAATCCTGGTAATATTGGACGAAAAGAAAAAGTAGAAGCTGTTGTAAACGCAGCAAAAGCAAAAGGTGTACCGATTCGTATTGGCGTTAACGCTGGTTCACTAGAACGTAAAATCCTTGATAAATATGGATATCCAACAGCAGATGGTATGGTTGAAAGTGCATTACACCATATTAAAATATTAGAAGATCTTGATTTCCACGATATTATTGTCTCTATGAAAGCTTCTGATATTAATCTTGCGATTGAAGCATACGAAAAGGCTTCTCGTGCATTCGATTATCCATTACACTTAGGAATCACAGAATCTGGTACATTATTCTCTGGTACCATTAAATCTGCTGCAGGTCTTGGGGCAATCCTATCAAAAGGTATCGGGAACACATTGCGTGTTTCTCTAAGTGCAGATCCTGTTGAAGAAGTGAAAGTAGCGAAAGAATTATTAAAATCATTCGGTCTTGCTTCTAACATGCCTACACTTATTTCTTGCCCTACTTGTGGACGTATTGAAATCGACCTAATCTCAATTGCAAACGAAGTAGAAGAATATTTACAAACCATTAAAGCACCTATCAAAGTTTCAGTTCTTGGTTGTGCTGTAAACGGACCTGGGGAAGCACGTGAAGCAGACATCGGAATTGCGGGTGCTCGTGGAGAAGGTTTACTTTTCCGTCATGGTAAAACAGTTCGTAAAGTACCAGAAGAAACAATGGTAGAAGAATTGAAAAAAGAAATCGATATTCTAGCAGAAGAATATTATAAAAAACAAGAAGCAGAAAAAGCATCAAACACTCAGAACTAG
- a CDS encoding superoxide dismutase translates to MAFELPNLPYAFDALEPHIDAKTMEIHHDKHHATYVAGLNAALEGKAEFAGKSVEEVIANLDAVPEEVRTAVRNNGGGHANHSLFWESLAANAGGAPTGELAAAIDAKFGSFEAFKEQFAAAAKTRFGSGWAWLSLANGELEISSTPNQDSPIMEGKTPLLGLDVWEHAYYLNYQNRRPDYISAFWNVVNWDKVAERFAAAK, encoded by the coding sequence ATGGCATTTGAATTACCAAACTTACCATATGCATTTGATGCATTAGAACCACATATTGACGCAAAAACTATGGAAATCCATCATGACAAACATCATGCTACATATGTAGCTGGCTTAAACGCTGCTCTAGAAGGTAAAGCAGAATTCGCAGGAAAATCAGTTGAAGAAGTAATTGCTAACTTAGACGCTGTTCCTGAAGAAGTACGTACTGCTGTACGTAACAATGGTGGCGGCCACGCTAACCACTCATTATTCTGGGAATCATTAGCTGCAAATGCTGGTGGCGCACCAACTGGTGAATTAGCTGCAGCAATCGATGCAAAATTCGGTAGCTTCGAAGCATTCAAAGAACAATTCGCAGCAGCTGCTAAAACTCGTTTTGGTTCAGGCTGGGCATGGTTATCATTAGCAAATGGCGAATTAGAAATTTCTTCAACTCCAAACCAAGACTCTCCAATCATGGAAGGTAAAACACCTTTACTAGGTCTTGACGTTTGGGAACATGCTTATTACTTAAACTATCAAAACCGTCGTCCTGACTACATTTCAGCATTCTGGAATGTTGTAAATTGGGACAAAGTTGCAGAACGTTTTGCTGCTGCAAAATAA
- a CDS encoding YqgQ family protein, with product METVYDVMQLLKRFGTFVYTKNRIGDLQLMEMDLLELYKGGLIESREFQSARHILRMEEMKLKKEQP from the coding sequence TTGGAAACAGTATATGATGTGATGCAGCTTTTAAAACGTTTTGGTACATTTGTTTACACTAAAAATCGCATAGGTGATTTGCAACTGATGGAAATGGATTTACTTGAACTTTACAAAGGTGGTTTAATTGAATCACGAGAATTCCAATCTGCTCGCCATATTTTAAGAATGGAAGAAATGAAATTAAAAAAAGAACAACCCTAA
- a CDS encoding MltG/YceG/YrrL family protein, which translates to MMKSIFRSIGIGMFLAGTILAVNNYFNPDTSAKTITTFKSTSSSQKDTVIIKKKELTALKAEAADAKAQLAKIQTDYNQLKNDSSAKKDPVKSYTLAIKRGMGTAEVSKALKDGGIVQNDAEFERYIINKDQAKNIQIGDYKLTSDMTNAEILKVITTAK; encoded by the coding sequence ATGATGAAATCCATATTCCGTTCGATTGGTATAGGCATGTTCTTAGCTGGGACTATTTTAGCGGTTAATAACTATTTCAACCCGGATACATCAGCAAAAACAATCACTACATTTAAATCAACTAGTTCCAGTCAAAAGGATACAGTTATTATTAAGAAGAAAGAACTTACAGCTCTTAAAGCAGAAGCGGCTGATGCAAAAGCACAGTTGGCTAAAATCCAAACAGATTATAATCAATTAAAAAATGATTCGTCTGCTAAAAAAGACCCTGTAAAATCTTATACACTCGCAATTAAAAGAGGAATGGGTACTGCAGAAGTTAGTAAAGCATTAAAAGATGGTGGTATCGTGCAAAATGATGCAGAATTTGAACGATACATCATCAATAAGGATCAAGCAAAAAACATTCAAATCGGTGATTATAAGCTCACATCAGATATGACGAACGCAGAAATTTTAAAAGTCATAACTACAGCTAAATAA
- a CDS encoding 5-formyltetrahydrofolate cyclo-ligase has protein sequence MHKKELRTIIMNDLKKITPSFYQEKSKLIHNKLLQEQAVQNANVIGITLSAFPEVETWTLIEELWTTGKKVVVPKCEPKTRSMSFYEITSFKQLENVYMHLSEPIPYLTTKVTKEQIDCLIVPGLAYDRRGFRLGFGGGYYDRFLSNFKKPTISLAFHMQVVEKIPTDDYDVAIEKIITENEIIQCK, from the coding sequence ATGCATAAAAAAGAACTTCGTACAATAATAATGAATGATTTAAAAAAAATAACACCATCTTTTTATCAAGAAAAATCCAAACTTATACATAATAAGCTTCTTCAGGAACAAGCCGTACAAAATGCAAACGTTATCGGGATTACGCTTTCTGCATTTCCAGAAGTAGAAACATGGACATTGATCGAAGAATTATGGACAACTGGAAAAAAAGTTGTTGTACCTAAATGTGAGCCTAAAACAAGGTCCATGTCATTTTATGAAATTACGTCTTTCAAACAACTCGAAAATGTTTATATGCACCTTTCTGAACCTATCCCATATTTAACAACTAAGGTAACAAAAGAACAAATAGATTGTTTAATTGTACCTGGACTTGCATACGATCGAAGAGGTTTTAGACTAGGATTCGGTGGAGGTTATTATGATCGATTCTTGTCAAATTTTAAGAAACCAACAATTTCTTTGGCGTTTCATATGCAGGTAGTTGAAAAAATCCCGACAGATGATTATGATGTAGCTATTGAAAAAATTATTACAGAAAATGAAATAATACAATGTAAGTAA
- the pstB gene encoding phosphate ABC transporter ATP-binding protein PstB produces the protein MLKIQVKETEESSVEDLKVLQTEKKKNVYQTRNLNLWYGEQQALKDINLDIVENDVTAIIGPSGCGKSTYIKTLNRMVELVPIVRTTGEILYRENNILDKSYRVEELRTKVGMVFQKPNPFPKSIYDNIAYGPRIHGIKNKKVLDEIVEKSLRGAAIWDDVKDRLNQNAYGLSGGQQQRICIARCLAIEPDVILMDEPTSALDPISTLKVEELVQELKQNYSIIIVTHNMQQAARISDKTAFFLNGEVIEFDDTNKLFSTPSDRRTEDYISGRFG, from the coding sequence ATGTTGAAAATTCAAGTAAAAGAAACAGAAGAAAGTTCAGTAGAAGATTTAAAAGTTCTTCAAACTGAAAAGAAAAAGAATGTTTACCAAACAAGAAATTTAAATTTATGGTACGGTGAACAACAAGCTTTAAAAGATATTAATCTTGATATTGTTGAAAATGATGTTACTGCAATTATTGGACCATCAGGTTGCGGTAAATCCACATATATTAAAACGTTAAATCGAATGGTAGAACTTGTTCCAATTGTTCGTACTACTGGTGAAATCTTATATCGTGAAAATAATATTTTAGATAAAAGCTATAGAGTAGAAGAATTACGTACGAAAGTAGGGATGGTCTTCCAAAAACCAAATCCATTCCCAAAATCAATCTATGATAATATAGCTTACGGTCCTAGAATTCATGGTATTAAAAATAAAAAAGTTCTAGATGAAATTGTTGAGAAAAGTTTACGTGGAGCAGCTATTTGGGATGATGTAAAAGACCGTTTAAACCAAAATGCATATGGACTATCAGGTGGGCAGCAACAACGTATTTGTATTGCTCGTTGTTTAGCCATCGAACCAGATGTTATTTTAATGGATGAACCAACATCAGCACTTGATCCAATCTCTACATTAAAAGTAGAAGAATTAGTACAAGAACTAAAACAAAATTACTCCATAATTATTGTAACGCATAATATGCAACAAGCTGCACGTATCTCTGACAAAACTGCATTCTTCTTAAATGGTGAAGTGATTGAATTTGATGATACCAATAAATTATTCTCTACGCCTTCAGATAGAAGAACAGAAGATTATATTTCTGGACGATTTGGATAA
- a CDS encoding DUF1189 family protein → MKIKHWQLFKDSLFHPKKLAAYRLLPIGKIIQYVLLLVTFVSIISFIQFLTGVGLETNQIEGLREFVNDIKWLIYPFAFILLFLINSFSLFVQISVYAFAGIGALKVLKKRGEYRHLWRTTAIAITLSTIITSLLVFFPVNARVSSTIGMIITAIYLILACTKYPNQIQK, encoded by the coding sequence ATGAAAATTAAACATTGGCAGTTATTCAAAGACAGCCTTTTTCATCCTAAAAAACTAGCTGCATACAGATTGCTCCCCATCGGAAAAATTATTCAATACGTATTATTACTTGTAACATTCGTTTCAATTATTTCTTTTATTCAGTTCTTAACTGGAGTAGGTCTTGAAACAAACCAAATTGAAGGTCTGAGGGAATTTGTCAACGATATTAAATGGTTGATCTATCCCTTTGCTTTTATACTATTATTTCTCATTAACTCATTTTCATTATTTGTACAAATTAGTGTTTATGCATTTGCCGGTATTGGCGCTTTAAAAGTTCTGAAAAAGCGTGGAGAATATCGCCATTTATGGCGTACGACCGCAATTGCTATCACATTATCGACCATTATCACGTCATTGTTAGTCTTTTTTCCAGTTAATGCTCGTGTTAGTTCAACTATTGGGATGATCATTACAGCTATTTATTTAATACTTGCTTGTACAAAATATCCAAATCAAATTCAAAAATAA